The DNA window CGTGTCCGTCACCCCCCCCAGCGCAGATACCACCACGATGCGCAGGCCGTCGCGGTCCTCGGCCGATACAAGATCGACTGCCCGCCGGATGCGCTCCGCCGTCGCCACGGAGGTGCCGCCAAACTTGTGTACGTAAACGGGGCGTTCAGAGGGCATGGGAGGATACGGAATCAATGCGGGTTGGCTGCACCGGCCGGGCAAACCCGGATATCAAAAACCCGCACGGCGACTATTTGTCCCGGCGCGGATATCCGTTCGCGGAAATGCAGTATATCCCGATAAGATACGCCGGACGGGGAAGAGGCGGGAACGTCAGGGCCTGTTAAAACTATACAGCGGCGCTCTGTTCCGTCCGGTTCGGATCAGTCGACACGATGCGTGATTTCAACCTGATGAGGACCGCGCACGAGATCCGGTTCTTCCAGAGAAACCTCAAGCCGGATCGGACCCGCAGGCAGGGAAATACCTTCATACCGCACGGCGCCTTCCCCTGCCGCGGCGTCTACGGAATACTCCGTATCATCCGCCTGAAGCAGCACGGTCAGCGGTTTGTCGGAGGGATCGAACCGCACCAGCACGTCATAGGTCCCTTCGCCCCTGACGTCCAGTAACCAGAAGCCCTGCGCATTACGGCGCCATCCCCCCTGTATGAAGCGCCAGTCCTGCCGCGTCAAAACCGTCGGGTTTTCGTGCGGCGTACCCACATGAATACGCGGAGGGGCATAGTTATCGGGCCGGGTGCTGCTCACATCGTCGAACCAGGCATTGTAGCGTATCATCAGGTCCCCCACGACGTCAGCACGTTCGGCGGCCAGATCCGTAAGGGCGTACGGATCCTCCAGCATGTCGTACAACTCGAACGCCGGACCCTCTTCCGGAAGCGCCTCCAGCCCGAACCCACTGCCGTTGACCAGTTTCCAGCGCGGCGTGCGCACCGAGACATGATGGTAGCGGTCCGGCACATTGCCGCGGTGCGTTTGCAGCACAAGCATCCGATCGCCCTGATCCACTTCTTCGCCCAGCAACGCCGGCAAGAGGCTCTGTCCGTCGATCGTGCGGTCGTCCGGGAGCGCCACCGCCGCCGCGTCGAGCATGGTGGGCATCAGGTCGATATGCGCCGAAATGTGATCGTCGAGGCGTCCCGGGATAAGCTGCGCGGGCCAGCGCACCAGAAGCGGCGAGCGGATCCCGCCCTCATGCACGCCGGCTTTCATGCCTTGCATACCCGCCACGTAGCGGCGCGTATTCGGACCGTTATCGACAATGAACATGACCAGCGTGTTTTCCGCCAGACCCGACTCGTCGAGCCAGGCCGTGAGCCGCCCCATGTTGTCGTCGATGTTGTCGATCATGGCAAAAATGCGGGCCAGGCGGTCCGGGTCGTTCTCTTCCGGCAGCAGGTGTCCGGCCTCCTGCGGAAATCGCGCGGGGGACAGATCCTGGCCTGCATAGTACGCATACAGGTCCTCCGGCACGTCGTGGTACGGCGAATGGGGGGCGTTCGCGGCGATATAGGCGAAGAACGGGCGTCCCGCCGCATGTTCGGTTTCCATCCACTGGCGCGCCTCGTCGAAATAAATGTCGGTGCAGTACCCGGTCATTTGCTCCAGTTCGCCGTTGCGCAACAGAATCGGATCGGTGTAGGCTCCTTCGCCGCCGGGCGGATCCGACGGCTGGCCGATTCCTCCGCCCCGGTGCACGAGCGCCTCTTCGAACCCCTGGTCCTGCGGGCGCATGGGGTAGTTATCCCCAAGGTGCCACTTCCCGAAGATGCCCGTGGCATAGCCGGCGCCCTGAAGCAATTCGGCCACAGTGATCTCGTCCGGGTCCATCATGGCCCGGCCCACCCAGGTATCGACGACGCGGGTGCGGTAATTGTACCGCCCCGTCATGAGCGATGCGCGCGTGGGAGCGCACACCGGACTGACATAAAACGGGTTGACCTGGATGCTTTCCGTCGCCAGTTGGTCCAGGTGAGGCGTCCGGAGGATCGGGTTGCCCGTGAATCCGAAATCCCCGTAGCCCTGATCATCCGTAATGACGAGGATGATGTTCGGAGGCGTATCGCCGGAAGGAGCGGTGCATCCTGCGAGAAGAAGCAGCGGAACGAGAAACAAGGGGGAAAAGCGCATCATGTGGAAAGTTCGGATAAAGCAGGGAAAGCGGCGAAAAACAGGGAAAATCCTGAAAAGCAGGGAAATAAGAAAAAATCAGGGAAAATGACAATTTCCAGGAAAAGCATCGTCAATGAGTCAACCGCGCCGCAAGAGGCAGCACCGGGTCGTTGATCTCGGTCATGCGCTCCAACAGACGGGCATCGAGGTACTTGATCGCGGCGCGGACTTCCGGCGTGTCTTCCGCAATGAGGTTCACGCTTTCGGCGGGATCGTCCACCAGATTGAACAACTCGTCGCGGCGCGCATCGAGCAGGTCGCGGACCATTTTCCATTCGGGGGTTCGATAGGCACGCATATGGGTCCACGACTGGTGATGCGTAGAATACTCCGCATAAAATTCGGTAGGCCAGTCTTCGGGCGTATCGCCCCGTAAGAGCGGCACGAAACTGCGCCCCCGCAGCAGCAGCCCGGCAGGCACGTCGGCTCCGCCCATCTCGGCAAGCGTGGCGTACCAGTCGAGATTGCTTACGATCGACTCCACGACGGTACCGGGCGCGGTGACCCCCGGCCACCGGACGAGCAGCGGCACCTTCAGCGAATTGTCGTACATGTTCGGACGCTGCCCCTGCGGCACATTGTACGTGCCCGGCGGCGGGTCGGTCAGGATCCAATGCCCGTTCCCCTTGTGCCACATCCCGTTATGGCCCATGTTGTACCCATGATCGGACGTAAAGACGACAATGGTGTCGTCTGTAAGCCCAAGTTCGTCGAGCACATCAAGAATGCGCCCCAGGTTACGATCGATGCTTGCTACTGCCGCAAGATACTCGGGCATATAGCGGTGCAGGCGAGCCGTATCGAGCAGGGGATAATCGGGATTGGGCAGGACGGCGTCGAGTTCCTCATACGGCGCCCAGTCTTCCTCCGGCAAAGGCAGCCAGGCGGCGTGGGGCGCCCGGTAGTGGAGCGACAGCATGAAAGGGCCTTCCCGATGTTCCCGGAGAAACCCGATGGCCTGATCCGTCAGGATGTCCTGGGTGAACCCCTCATGCGTTCCCGTCACGCCGTTTTCTTCGAGGACGGGATCGCGGGGGGTGTTGCCGCCGCTGCGGAATCCGAAGAAATGGTCATACCCCATCGTGGTGGGATGGTACCGATCCTGTGTTCCAAGATGCCACTTGCCGACAAGTCCCGTCTCATAGCCTTCCTGGTTCAGCAAATCGACCCAGGTGAGAAGGCCCGGGTCCAGCCCATGACCGACCTCCCGCTGAGGATTGATCCAGTCCCAAACATTCACTTCCGAGCCGTAGCGGCCTGTCATGAGTTCCGCCCGCGACGGACTGCATACGGGCGTCGCCACAAAGGCATTGCTGAAAAATGCCCCTTCCGCCGCGAGGCGATTCATGTGGGGCGTGCGCAGGTCCGGATGCCCCGCACCGAGCACGGCGAAGTTTTCGGGATCGCTTTCCAGGGCATGTCCCATGGATGCGGCAAGCGTATGGCCTTCCGCGCCCAGCGCCCACGGCGCCTGATCGTCGGTCAGAATGAAGAGGATATTGGGCCTCTCCGGCAGATCGGCGGCGCCTGTGTCCTGGGCGGCGGCCGGAAAGGTCAGAAAAGCGACAAAGAAGATCACCGGCGCCCGCAGGGTGCGGGAAAACAATAATTTCACCATAGGAACCTCTGATTAAATTCGCATGGGCGAGGACCTTGGGACGCGCCTTCTCTAAAGACGGTATGTGTAGTTGAGCTTGAGCGAAGCGCCCCGCGACAACGTGATCATATCGCGGTTTTCAAACAGGTCTTCGCCCATATTCCGCCAGTTGTGCCGGTATACGAGAAAGATATTCGAGCCCGGCTGTACGATCCAGCGCAAACGTGCAAAAAGGCCTACCAGATCGCTGACCTCGTCATACTGGACCTGCAGTTTGGCGGAAACGGACGGCGTCGGGTCCCAGTCGGTTTCGAGCTCATAGACGTTGGCGGTGAAACTGCCCTGGGGCATCGACACATCGTTGTACCCGACGCTGGTCCCGATACTGACGCCGGCATTCGGGCGAAACGTCATACGGAGAAAAACCTCCGTGCTGGAACCGTCCCAGAAATCCCCCCAATCCACACTCCCGAACACGGAAATCTTTCTCCTGCCCGCAGAGAATCCCCCGATAGAATACCGCTGCACCGTGTACCCGCCGGGCAGAATATCTATCCCGTCGCTGACCCCAAAGGTGTGGTAGAGTTCTTCAAAGCGCCGCGTAAAGTCGATGGACACGTTATCGCCGCTCTCAAATTCGATCCCGAGCACTTCCACTTCCCACTCCCGTTCCTCGGGAACGCCCGTATCCATTGCCACCAGATGCCGGTATTGCACGCCAAAGCCAAGCTGCCGTATCTGCTTGATCCTGGCGGGCCTGGGCATCCAGTTTATGCGCGGCTCGACGCGGCGGAAATTGTTGCGTCGCACAAAACCCGCCCGCGGACGGTAATCGGCGCCGAACTCCCGATAGGAAATGTGCCCGGACCAGATATCATTGGGAAAGTTGAAGCGGAGGCCGCGCGCAGTCAGGTCGTTCAACGATTTGGTCGTATTCGGATCAATGTTGGAATTGCCCACGGCAAAGACTTCGAGTTCCGCATTCTTATCCCCGAAAAAGTGCCGGGTGGCGAGTTGCACATCCACACCGAACGTGTGGCCGGTTTCGGGGGCAAAGCCTGTCGCGTCTTCGGAGGTGGCGCGGCGCGTATAGATTGCTCCGACCGTGGACTGTTCGAAAATGGGATGCCGGACACGGGCCACGGTAAACTGCTCGGAAGGAATCGCCACATCTTCCCCGTCTTCATTACGGTACTGATCATCGCCGACGCCTACCTGAAAGAACCCCACATCGGTCCGGCCGACCTGTCCCGTCATGCGGACCCCGTAGTCGATGGGGACAGGACGCCCCCCCACCAGGCCGATGTTACGTGAAAAAAACGGGGTAGGATTGCTTCGGGGAGCGAAGGAAAAAATGCCGGAGCCTTCCAGAAAGAACCCGCGCTGCTCGGGGAAACGAAGCGGAAAGCGGGTCAGGTTCACACGCCGCTGGTCCGCCTCGACCTCGGCAAAATCGGTATTGAACGACAGGGATGCGCGCAGACTTGGCGTGACGCTGTAGTTGATATCCAGGCTGATATCGCCGGGATACGTCGTGGGGTCGGCGTTCTCGGGTACGTTGCGCCAACTCCCGATCACCGAAGGAACCCCTTCGAGCCCGATCCCCTGGGAAATATCCCGGAGGCCGACAAGACGGCCGGCATAGATCGGACGCAGCAGTCCTTCGTTGCGGCGCCACCCCCGCCAGAGCATTTCCTCGTTGGTGCGCCGGATCGTGCGCTGAAAGTTGATCCCCCATTCGTCCGATCCCGGATCGAAGTTCAGCGTCCGAAAGGGTATGCTGACTTCAAGGGACCACCCATCAGGCCGCCGGGCCGTGCGCACATCCCAGATGCCGTTCCATGCGCGGCCGCCGCTTCTGAAGAACGACTCGCTGCCTCCAATAAGGATCGCATCGCCCCGCATGGCGTTGGGATTCGTCTCGAAAAAATACCCGGTGCGCCCATCCTGGAAAGTATCCAGTATCCACATGAACCGGTCGTCGGTGTACAGGAACGCATCGCGCCGCTTCTGATAGGCAATGATGCCTTCGGGATCGTCGTAGAGAATCGCGCCGATGTACAACCGGTCCCGGTCGTACACGATCCGTATTTCCGTGGGGTGCGATGGGCTGCCCCCTTCGACCGGCTCCTGTTGCGTGAAGTCGGTGATCGGAATGGCCTGATTCCAGGCGTCCTCTATGATCCGCCCGTCCAGATCGATGCGGTCGTCATCGGCAAGCCGATGCGCCTGCAGGGCAGGAAGCTCATCCTCCGCGGATTCCTGGGCAACCGCCGGCGACGGCAAGCCTGTGAGCACGCACCCGGCCAGCAGCAAGGCGAAACCGGGAAGGCGCTTCATCGCGGAATACGGGCGGCCAGTCAAAACGGGGGGCTTGGCAAGAATTGGGGCAACCCCTAAATATAGGATACGCTGCTCTAAATCACGATCTCGCTCTTGCACGCCCCGCAGGAGATCCTGATCTGCACCAGAACACCGGAAACCCGGTTTTCCATCCCGCAATGAGGACACGACACCGGGCGCGGCTGCAGGGGCTGTTCCAAAGAACCGCACTGGTGCGCCTGACGGCGCACGCTGCGCCATCTCTATTCCTCTCTCAAGCGCACCGGCACCTCTTCCCTTGCCAATCCATAGGCAACGCCCACGGCCCATGTCTGGAGTTCCTTGTACCGTTTGCGGACCCATGCCTGCAGAACGATATTGAGCGGCCACAGAACCAGACGCACTACAAGAGCAAGCATCGTGGAGACGACCGCGATGCCGAGCCCTACGAGGTCCGAAGCGGCATGCCGGTTGCCGCTCATAAAGAGCACGAAAATACCGAGGAGCGTACCGAGAAGACCCAGACTGAGCGCAATATAGACCGCCGCCGTGATATACCTGTCGACCTCCTTGTAGTTGTCGTGATCGAATCCGATATAACGCAGCGCATAGTCGAGCATGCTTTGCGGCGTGCCGCCGCGGCCTTGCTCCTCGAGCAGCCTCTCGCCTGCAAGTCGATAGGGATTGCCCGGACGCACTGAGAAGAGCGCTGTCCGGAAATCCTGTACCCCGAGATCGGAAGGGTTAATTTTCAATAACTCCTGACTCCCTCGCCACTGACGGAAGTAGCGGACATACGCCGTACAAAGAAAGAAGAGGCCCAGTAAAAAGACGAGGGCGAGCGGAAACTCAAAACCCTGCGCATAGCCGAACAAATCCCAGATCGAGGTAGGAAGGAAGCTTCCTCCTACCTCCTGCGCCGGCAGAGCAAGCGTGGTATCGGCGGCCTGGGGCGAAACGGATTGCATCATTGTGTCGGGGGTAAGGATGGATTTGAAAAAATATTTTGACTGCCGAAAGAGAGCAAGCGATAGAAACTACGTACTGCGGCGTGCATCTCAAAAAGGCCTTACAAGTATGTCCTGCACAGCTTCCTCTTGCACTTCGATATCCCGGGCAAAGGCCCGGAGGTCCTCCTGACCAAGCACGTCCCTGAGTTCAAGGCGATACACGCCTGGCGGCAGAAGGACCGAGAAGGCGCCCTCCTGGGATACTTCGGAGCTAAGAACCTCTTCATTTCCCTGGAAGAAAATGACGCTGGCCTGCGTGGGAGAACTCAGCGGCAAATCCTCGATGACTCCCTGCACGATGGTGTTTCTGTGTACGGGAATATTTACGCGCTTGGTCGATCCGGGGTCTGACATAAAACTGAACGTCGTACCCGTAGGCAGTTGCAGCGCAGGATCGGGAACGGACGCCGGATCGATAACGACCTGATACGCCGTACTGGGCGCCAGAAAATCCGCACGCACGACGCTTGCATCCACTCGCTGGACACGGGCTTTGACAACCTTGATGTCGAGCCCTTCCACCAAAGATTCTTCCGGGTCTCTGCGGCCATCCCGATCCACATCGTAGTACGCTTGCAGGAGGGCGCTGCTGCGCATGTGGGCCTGCCGGCTGAAGCGCATGGGCCGCCCCAATTCCATCGAGCCGTAGAAGCTCTGTCTGTGGTAAGGATTACCCGATTCTATCGACGAATGGTTATTGACGCTTACCCACGGAGCATCCAGACGCAACGTGACGGAGGCTTGCATGTTGTCGTAGGCAAGATCGTAGCCGGCACGCAGACCAAGAGACACCTTTTTGTAGTAGGCGTAGAATGTCGCCCCCGCAAAATCCGCTTGCTCCTGCACTCCTCCGTCAGCCTGCAGGCCGAAGCGTCCGCGCAACCCCTTGAAGGAGGCTGCTCGTGTCAGCGTGGCCTTCCAGTGCATGCGAACAGATTCCGAGGAAAGAGCGCTTTGGCTGCGGTTAAGGCCGACCGTAACGAGCGCGCTCGTCCTGCGCGGCAGGGTCAGCGTCGTCGAACCGCTCACACTCATGTTGTCGCCGCCGCTGAACGTTCTGGCCTGTGCGGCATTGAGAAACAGGCTCATACGCCGAACACCGAAGCTGAGCTGCGTCTGAAGCCGCCTCTTGTAGAAAGAAAGCCGAGACTCTTCGGAAAACTCGGCTTCCGTCTGCACGCGCAACCTGTTGAAGGACATGCGCATAGAGACCCGCGCAGCACTGCCCCCTTCATTAATCGGAAGCGCCAGTTCGGCGCCTGCTGTCAAAAAGCCCCAGAGGTTTTGAGTCAATCCGACGGTACTGGCCATGAGCGAGTCGACACCTATAAAGGTGGCCTTTGCAGAGAGACTCCGGTTGATTCCATAGCGGGCCTGTCCGAATCCAAAAAAGGTGTCGCCGAAACCGTCGCGTCCTATCTGAATGTCGTTGAAGTCGTCAAGTCCTGTTCGGAGGTTTTTAAAGTCGTCAACCCCTGCTCGGATATCGTACCAGAAAGCGCCGGGAGGCAGCAGATCCTCCCCGATGAAGAGGTGGCGCGTTATGGTGGTAGGGGGACCGCCTCCGGGGGGAGCAATCTCGAGCAAAGCCTGCGAGGAGCCGTAATAGGCAGGGATGCGCAGCGTGTAGCGCCCCTGCGCGTCCGCCCGCACACGGTCGGCAAGCACCCCGCCCACCGAGGCAGCAATGATCGCGTCCGGTTCGGCAATGCCTCGTACCACCGCTTCCCGTTGAACGTACCGCGTCGAAAGGGGCATGTTACTCAGGCGAAAGCCGTCGTAGGTCGTACGAACTGGCCACTCGTACATACTCATGCGCCCTATCTCCGCGCGCTTGAGCAAAGGGGAATCCGGAAAATCGAGCAGGTAGTTCAACGAACGAAACCGCGTCGTTGTCTGCCCCTCTACCATCGAAAGAGCGCCTTCGGCGGCAAGGCGCCCGCCCAACGCATTCGAATGGACCTGGAACCCCCCATTGTAACTGGGCGAACCGGCCTGCCGGTCGCTGCGTGTCAGGCGGTAGTTGATATGCGTATTGCCCAGAAATTGGCGGGAACGGCCGTAGAGTAAAGGACCGTGGGCGTGATTGCCGGAAGCGGCCGGCCTGGCGGTGAATGCACTTGCCAGCGGCGCCATCGCCGTGGAAAGCCTGATGTGCAGCGTCGAAGTATCGAACTGCATGGAAGCAGGCGTGAACATCGCCTGCACACCCTCCAACGCAAGATAATAGCGCCCTTCACTTGCAAAAAAGTCTTCGGGGGCAAGCTCCACAGGTTCCGATGTGTCCTGCAATACCCGGCCCGTTGCAAAATCGACCGTAAATATACGCCCCGCATCTCTGGCCTCGATCACCGAATCCCGCGCAGAAACATTGAAACCGAGCCGGTCGAAAAAATCCGCGATATCCAGGTAGTACCTGCCTGCTTCAAAGTCCCACCAGGCCAGGACCGGCATCGAAGAATACAGCGCCCCCGGCGTACTTACCGTCCAGGGCGTCTCCTGTAAAAAACGAAGGGGTCTTTCCGGCTCCTCTGTCTCCTGCGCCCAAACGATGTCGGGTAGACAGCAGACGGCAACAAATATCACCGGAATAAAAGCGCCCAGGCGCCGCCAAATATGTCTTACAGACTGCATCCCAAATACATATCAGTTTTTTACTACTGCCCCGACCTTTCGGCACGCAGCGCCCTGTAACGATCCAGAAGACCCCTTACTTTTTCGGTGTCCCCCGTGCGACGATACAGGTTACCCATGAGGGTAAGGTAGGCAAGTTGATCCTCCCACCGCATCGTGTCGAAGATCTTCTCGATTCGTGGCTCCAGCAACCGGGCCTGTTCCGGATTATAGCGGGCGAGCCGCAACGCTTCGACAAAAGCCCTGCCGGTATACTGGCTCTCCACTTCGGTGACCTGCATCAGATACGTAAACGCCAATGCGGAAGCTCCCTCGCTACGATGTTCCAGAGCGCGTTCGAAGAGCGTTGTGGCATACGTCTGCCGAAGATCGTCCAGGAATTCGGGATAGGGCGTTCGGGAGGTCTCCGTGCTATCCGTGGCCAGGCCCCAAAGCACCTGCAGGGTATCCAGAGCGGCATCCTGGTCGTCGTGTTCCCAAGAGAGTAAGGCATGATTGTAACTCGCCTCGATACGCGCGGAGGTTTGCGTCAGGCGGGGAATAAGCCAGGCCAGCCCCTGTCGCGCCCCGGGAGGATCGGTGGAAAACAGGGTTTGCAAACTGTCATAGAGCAGCCGGTTCTCGAAATTGTGGTGGTCCCACAGGACCCAGTCCATTTCGTTGCGGGCATAGTCTTCCTGCTCGGACGTGGTCGTATACCCCTGTGCCAGGGGCAAGGCATGGCGCACTCCCTCTCCATCCCGGCTTTCAACAAACGCATGATACGAGCGGACATAATAGGTAAAAAGCGTAAGGCTGTCCGGCGGCGGGCGCTCCGTCTCCGGCACAAAAGCGAGGCGGGAATCGTCCAGAACCACTTCCGAGGCTTGCAACCACGTGAGGGCACTGGCAGGAAATTGATTCAGATTCTCCAGCACGACAGCTACCTCCGCCCACAGGGCGTGATCGTCGGCGCGGAGAGCCAGTAATCCCCGCAACAAGGTAAGCACTTCCTCCCACGCCTCGTCTTGTCTCAGCCATTGGGCTCGAACACTGTACACCTGAGCCAACTGGTGGCGGGCATCCTCAT is part of the Bacteroidetes bacterium SB0662_bin_6 genome and encodes:
- a CDS encoding carbohydrate binding family 9 domain-containing protein, yielding MGPQTVQGTPDMGRGRCLWIGKGRGAGALERGIEMAQRAPSGAPVRFFGTAPAAAPGVVSSLRDGKPGFRCSGADQDLLRGVQERDRDLEQRILYLGVAPILAKPPVLTGRPYSAMKRLPGFALLLAGCVLTGLPSPAVAQESAEDELPALQAHRLADDDRIDLDGRIIEDAWNQAIPITDFTQQEPVEGGSPSHPTEIRIVYDRDRLYIGAILYDDPEGIIAYQKRRDAFLYTDDRFMWILDTFQDGRTGYFFETNPNAMRGDAILIGGSESFFRSGGRAWNGIWDVRTARRPDGWSLEVSIPFRTLNFDPGSDEWGINFQRTIRRTNEEMLWRGWRRNEGLLRPIYAGRLVGLRDISQGIGLEGVPSVIGSWRNVPENADPTTYPGDISLDINYSVTPSLRASLSFNTDFAEVEADQRRVNLTRFPLRFPEQRGFFLEGSGIFSFAPRSNPTPFFSRNIGLVGGRPVPIDYGVRMTGQVGRTDVGFFQVGVGDDQYRNEDGEDVAIPSEQFTVARVRHPIFEQSTVGAIYTRRATSEDATGFAPETGHTFGVDVQLATRHFFGDKNAELEVFAVGNSNIDPNTTKSLNDLTARGLRFNFPNDIWSGHISYREFGADYRPRAGFVRRNNFRRVEPRINWMPRPARIKQIRQLGFGVQYRHLVAMDTGVPEEREWEVEVLGIEFESGDNVSIDFTRRFEELYHTFGVSDGIDILPGGYTVQRYSIGGFSAGRRKISVFGSVDWGDFWDGSSTEVFLRMTFRPNAGVSIGTSVGYNDVSMPQGSFTANVYELETDWDPTPSVSAKLQVQYDEVSDLVGLFARLRWIVQPGSNIFLVYRHNWRNMGEDLFENRDMITLSRGASLKLNYTYRL
- a CDS encoding sulfatase-like hydrolase/transferase — encoded protein: MVKLLFSRTLRAPVIFFVAFLTFPAAAQDTGAADLPERPNILFILTDDQAPWALGAEGHTLAASMGHALESDPENFAVLGAGHPDLRTPHMNRLAAEGAFFSNAFVATPVCSPSRAELMTGRYGSEVNVWDWINPQREVGHGLDPGLLTWVDLLNQEGYETGLVGKWHLGTQDRYHPTTMGYDHFFGFRSGGNTPRDPVLEENGVTGTHEGFTQDILTDQAIGFLREHREGPFMLSLHYRAPHAAWLPLPEEDWAPYEELDAVLPNPDYPLLDTARLHRYMPEYLAAVASIDRNLGRILDVLDELGLTDDTIVVFTSDHGYNMGHNGMWHKGNGHWILTDPPPGTYNVPQGQRPNMYDNSLKVPLLVRWPGVTAPGTVVESIVSNLDWYATLAEMGGADVPAGLLLRGRSFVPLLRGDTPEDWPTEFYAEYSTHHQSWTHMRAYRTPEWKMVRDLLDARRDELFNLVDDPAESVNLIAEDTPEVRAAIKYLDARLLERMTEINDPVLPLAARLTH
- a CDS encoding arylsulfatase, yielding MMRFSPLFLVPLLLLAGCTAPSGDTPPNIILVITDDQGYGDFGFTGNPILRTPHLDQLATESIQVNPFYVSPVCAPTRASLMTGRYNYRTRVVDTWVGRAMMDPDEITVAELLQGAGYATGIFGKWHLGDNYPMRPQDQGFEEALVHRGGGIGQPSDPPGGEGAYTDPILLRNGELEQMTGYCTDIYFDEARQWMETEHAAGRPFFAYIAANAPHSPYHDVPEDLYAYYAGQDLSPARFPQEAGHLLPEENDPDRLARIFAMIDNIDDNMGRLTAWLDESGLAENTLVMFIVDNGPNTRRYVAGMQGMKAGVHEGGIRSPLLVRWPAQLIPGRLDDHISAHIDLMPTMLDAAAVALPDDRTIDGQSLLPALLGEEVDQGDRMLVLQTHRGNVPDRYHHVSVRTPRWKLVNGSGFGLEALPEEGPAFELYDMLEDPYALTDLAAERADVVGDLMIRYNAWFDDVSSTRPDNYAPPRIHVGTPHENPTVLTRQDWRFIQGGWRRNAQGFWLLDVRGEGTYDVLVRFDPSDKPLTVLLQADDTEYSVDAAAGEGAVRYEGISLPAGPIRLEVSLEEPDLVRGPHQVEITHRVD